The Mesorhizobium sp. AR02 genomic interval CAGCGCATTGGCAAAGCGGGCGCCATCCATGTGCAGCGGCACGGAATGCTGTTTGGCGATGGCCGAAATCGTCTCGATCTCATTCAGACCGTAAATGGTGCCAACCTCGGTCGACTGGGTGATCGAAACCGCCATTGGCCGTCCCCAGTGGACGATTTCGGGCGCGAAACGGCCAATGGTCCGCTCCAGATTGTGCGGGTCGATCTTGCCCAGTGCGCCGTCGACGGCATGCAGCCGTGAGCCGCCGGAAAAATACTCCGGCGCGCCGCATTCGTCTTCGATGACATGCGATTCGCGATGGGCAAAGGAAATACCGCCGGGCTTGTTGAAGGTGGTCAACGACAGCGAATTGGCGGCGGTGCCGGTCGCCACGAAGAACACCGCGACCTCGCGTTCGAAAATCTCGCTGAAGCGCTGGTAGACCGCCTGGTCGAGTGCGCTGTCGCCATAGGCGGTGGCAAAGCCGCCGGCCGCGGCCGACAGGCCGACAACAATATTGGGATGGGCGCCTGCCCAATTGTCGGAAGCGAAGAACATGCATCTGCCTGTGTTTGGGGGAAATCGGGGTTTGGGGGAAATCGGTGGGGAGTTGACCGGTTTCGCAAGCCGATCGCAAGGGCCACACGCCGGAAAACCGTTAAAGCCAGCCAAGCCGACAGGGCCGGGATCGGCGACTGAAGCTTACGTTTTCCCTCAACTTCACGTAATTTTATGTCGCGGGAAGCTCAAGTTTTTTGTGAATCGGTCTTGTGTGCGTCCGGGAATTCTGCCATAAAAATTTAGGACAGTAGTGCTGTCTTATTTTGTCGCACAAAACAGGCTGGATTGGCGTAACATATTGGCCTCTCCGGCTGTTGCTGCGAGCGACAGGTGGACGGCCAGACGCTGGCCTGTACGATACCAGACGCGAACCATGCGGAAAGCCGCTTGGTTCGGCAAGGATTTCGCAAGACGTGCCGCAAGGATCAGGGTGAGCCAAGCGCTTGCCGAGGCAAACCAGCGCCTGAAGGGCTGGAATGGAGGACAGGACAATGACGGACATGACGCTCTCTGCGACGAACGGCCAGGCCGCGCAGACGAAAGCGGCTGCCGTCAAAAATACGTCCCGAACCGACATTGGCCGAACCGCCATCGGCCGAACAGACATTGGCCAAACCGGTTTTGCCCCTCGGGGCCTCTACGATCCGCGCAACGAGCATGACGCCTGCGGCGTCGGCTTCATCGTCAACATGAAGGGCGTGAAGTCGCATCAGATCGTCAAGGACGGCCTTGCCGTGCTTGAAAACCTGACGCATCGCGGCGCTGTCGGCGCCGACCCGCTGGTCGGCGATGGCGCCGGCGTGCTGGTGCAGCTTCCCGACCAGTTCTTCCGCGAGGAGATGGCAGCCCAGGGCATCGAACTGCCGCCGGCGGGCCAGTACGGTGTCGGACACTGGTTCATGCCGCAGGACGCGGCGCTGCGCGCCCATATCGAGGACATCATCGCCGAATCGGCGCAGTCCGAAGGACTGCCGCTGCTCGGCTTCCGCGATGTGCCCGTCGACAATTCGTCGCTGTCGAAGGCGCCCGACATCGTCGCGTCCGAGCCGTTCCATCGCCAGGTGTTCATCGGCCGCACGGCGGATATTCCCGATGACGAGGAATACGAGGCCCGGCTCTATCTGCTGCGCAAGGTCATCTCCGGCCGCATCTATGCCGAGAACGACAACAAGGACATCGGCGCCTATTGCGTGTCGCTGTCGGCGCGCACCATCGTCTACAAGGGCATGTTCCTGGCCTACCAGGTCGGCGCCTACTACAAGGACCTCAAGGACCCGCGCTTCGAGACCGCGCTGATCCTTGTCCATCAGCGTTTCTCGACCAACACCTTCCCGTCGTGGAAGCTGGCGCATCCCTATCGCATGGTCGCGCACAATGGCGAGATCAACACCGTGCGCGGCAACAACAACTGGATGGCGGCGCGCCAGGCCTCGGTCGATTCCGAGCTGTTCGGCAACAACATCTCGAAGCTGTGGCCGATCTCCTATGACGGCCAGTCGGACACCGCCTGCTTCGACAATGCGCTCGAATTCCTGTTCCAGGGCGGCTACAGCCTCAGCCACGCCATGATGATGCTGATCCCGGAAGCCTGGGCCGGCAACAAGCTCATGGATGCCGATCGCAAGGCTTTCTATGAATATCATGCCGCGTTGATGGAGCCGTGGGACGGGCCGGCGGCGGTCGCCTTCACCGACGGCCGCCAGATCGGCGCCACGCTCGACCGCAACGGCCTGCGCCCGGCACGCTACATCGTCACCGACGATGACCGCGTCATCATGGCTTCCGAGGCCGGCGTGCTGCCGGTGCCGGAAGAGAGGATCGTCAAGAAGTGGCGGCTGCAGCCCGGCCGCATGCTTCTGATCGACCTTGCCAAGGGCCGCATCGTGCCCGACGAGGAGATCAAGTCGGAGATCGCGACCAAGCACCCCTACAAGACCTGGCTCGCCAACACGCAGCTCATCCTGGAGGATCTGAAGCCGGTCGAACCGCGCGCGCTGCGCAAGGATGTCAGCCTGCTCGATCGCCAGCAGGCCTTCGGCTACACCCAGGAAGACACCAAGCTGTTGATGTCGCCGATGGCGACCACCGGCCAGGAAGCGGTGGGCTCGATGGGCACCGACACGCCGATCTCGGCGATGTCGGACAAGTCGAAGCTGCTCTACACCTATTTCAAGCAGAACTTCGCCCAGGTCACCAATCCGCCGATCGACCCGATCCGCGAGGAGCTGGTGATGAGCCTGGTGTCCTTCATCGGGCCGCGGCCGAACATTTTCGACCTGGTCGGCAATTCGCGCCGCAAGCGGCTCGAAGTGCGCCAGCCGATCCTGACCAATGGCGATCTCGAAAAGATCCGTTCCATCGGCCACACCGAGGACCGTTTCGACACCAAGACGATCGACATCACCTATGGCTCGAATGAAGGCGCTGCCGGCATGCAGGGCGCCATCGACCGCTTGTGCGAGCGCGCGGAAGCGGCGGTCGCCGGCGGCTACAACATCATCATCCTGTCCGACCGCCAGCTCGGCCCGGACCGTATCGCCATTCCGGCGCTGCTGGCGACGGCCGCGGTGCATCATCACCTGATCCGCAAGGGGCTGCGTACCTCGGTCGGCCTCGTCGTGGAATCCGGCGAGCCGCGCGAAGTGCATCATTTCTGCTGCCTTGCCGGTTATGGCGCCGAGGCGATCAATCCCTACCTCGCCTTCGATACGCTCACCGACATGCACAAGCGCGGCGAGTTGCCGGAAGAGGTCGACGCCTACGAGGTCGTCTCGCGCTACATCAAGTCGATCGGCAAGGGCATCCTCAAGGTGATGTCGAAGATGGGCATCTCGACCTATCAGTCCTATTGCGGCGCGCAGATCTTCGACGCCATCGGGCTGAAGACCGATTTCGTGCAGCAGTATTTCACCGGCACCGCGACGCTGATCGAAGGCGTCGGGCTGGATGAGGTCGCGGGCGAAACCGTCAGCCGCCACACGGACGGTTTCGGCAGCGATCCGGTGCTGCGCAACAGCCTGGATGTCGGTGGCGAATATTTGTTCCGCATGCGCGGCGAGGCGCATATGTGGTCGCCCGACGCGGTCGCCACCTTGCAGCACGCTGTGCGCCAGGGTTCGTGGGAGACGTTCAAGGAGTATTCGGCGCAGATCGACAGCGAGACCGCGCGCGCGCAGACCATCCGTGGCCTGTTCAAGATCAAGCTGGCAGAGGAGAGCGGGCGCAAGAAGGTCGCGCTCGACGACGTCATGTCGGCAGCCGACATCGTCAAGCGCTTCTCGACCGGGGCAATGTCGTTCGGCTCGATCTCGCGTGAGGCGCACACCACGCTGGCGCGCGCCATGAACGCCATAGGCGGCAAGTCGAACACCGGCGAGGGCGGTGAAGAGGCCGACCGTTACCTGCCGCTGCCCGGCGGCGGCAAGAACCCGGAACGCTCGGCGATCAAGCAGGTCGCCTCGGGTCGCTTCGGCGTGACGGCTGAGTATCTGGTCAATTCCGATGTCATGCAGATCAAGGTCGCGCAGGGCGCCAAGCCCGGCGAGGGCGGCCAATTGCCCGGCCACAAGGTCGACGCGACCATCGCCAAGGTGCGGCATTCGACGCCCGGCGTCGGCCTGATTTCGCCGCCGCCGCATCACGACATCTATTCGATCGAGGATCTGGCGCAGCTGATCTACGATCTGAAGAACGTCAATCCGGCGGCCGACGTTTCGGTCAAGCTGGTGTCGGAAGTCGGTGTCGGCACGGTCGCGGCCGGTGTCGCCAAGGCGCGCGCCGACCACATCACCATTTCGGGCTATGATGGCGGCACGGGTGCCTCGCCGCTGACCTCGCTCAAGCATGCCGGCAGCCCATGGGAAATGGGTCTTGCCGAAACGCACCAGACCTTGGTGCTGAACGGCTTGCGTTCACGCGTGGCGTTGCAGGTCGATGGTGGCCTGCGCACCGGCCGCGACGTCATCATCGGCGCGCTGCTTGGCGCCGACGAGTTCGGCTTCTCGACCGCGCCTTTGATCGCGGCCGGCTGCATCATGATGCGCAAGTGCCACTTGAACACCTGTCCGGTTGGCGTCGCCACCCAGGACCCGGTACTGCGCAAGCGCTTCAAGGGCACGCCCGAGCATGTCATCAACTTCTTCTTCTACGTCGCGGAAGAGGTGAGGGCGCTGCTCGCCGAAATGGGCTTCACCCATATCGACCAGATCATCGGCGACGCCGATCTTCTGGAGAAGCGCGACGTGATCCAGCACTGGAAGGCGCGCGGTCTCGACTTCTCGAAGATGTTCTACAAGCCCGATGCGCCGCACGAAGCGGTGCACTGGACAGAGCGCCAAAAGCATCCGATCGACGATGTGCTCGACCGCAAGCTGATCGAACTGGCCAAGCCCGCGCTGGAGGCCAAGCAGCCGGTCAAGATTGAGGTGGACATCCGCAATGTCGACCGTTCGACGGGCGCCATGCTGTCGGGTGAAGTCGCCAAGCGCTTCAAGCACAAGGGCCTGCGCGAGGACACGATCCAGGTCAAGCTGACCGGCACCGCCGGCCAGTCCTTCGGTGCCTTCCTGGCGCGCGGCGTCTCGTTCGAGCTTGTCGGCGCCGGCAATGACTATGTCGGCAAGGGCCTGTCGGGCGGGCGCATCGTCATCCGGCCGCCGGAAGAGGCCAGGATCGTCGCGGCGGACTCCATCATCGTCGGCAATACGGTGCTTTACGGCGCGACCGAGGGCGAGGCCTATTTCGCCGGCGTTGCCGGCGAGCGTTTCGCGGTGCGCAATTCGGGCGTCGCCGCCGTCGTCGAAGGCGTTGGCGACCATGGCTGCGAATACATGACCGGCGGTGTCGTCGTCGTCATCGGCAAGACCGGACGCAACTTCGCCGCCGGCATGTCGGGCGGCGTCGCCTATGTGCTGGACGAGGCCGGCGATTTCGCCGAGCGCTGCAACATGGCCATGGTCGAGCTGGAGCCGGTGCCGGAAGAAGACGACCTTATGGAAAGGCTGCTGCACCATGGCGGCGACCTCGACCACAAGGGCCGCGTCGACGTGTCGGGCGACATGACCAGCCATGACGAGGAAAGGCTCTATCAGCTGATCTCGAACCACGTGCACTATACGGGTTCGGTGCGCGGCCGCGAGATCCTCGACGACTGGACGATTTTCCGGCCGAAATTCCGCAAGATCATGCCGGTCGAATACCGCCGCGCGCTGATCGAGATGGAACGCATGCGCATGGGCGTCGCGGCCGAATAGACTTATGAGAATTGCCGGGGAGCCCAGGTTTCCCGGCCCACCTTCATCGACAGTTTGACCTCGGGCGCAAGCTTGCCATGGCTGCCTCAAGAGGTTAACGGGTGCGGCGAAAACCGCACCATCTGGACAGCAGGAACTGGACTATGGGCAAGGTAACAGGCTTTCTCGAAATCGACCGGCAGGTGCACAAGTATCAGCCGGCCTCCGACCGCATCCGGCATTTCCGTGAGTTCACGCTGCCGATGTCGGACAAGGAGGTCGAGAAACAGGCCGCGCGCTGCATGGATTGCGGCATTCCGTTCTGTCACGGGCCGACGGGCTGTCCGATCCACAACCAGATCCCCGACTGGAACGACCTCGTCTACAACAGGGACTGGGACAACGCGATCCGCAACCTGCACTCGACCAACAATTTCCCGGAGTTCACCGGCCGCATCTGCCCCGCACCTTGCGAGGAAGCCTGCACGCTGAACCTCGAGGACATTCCGGTCGCCATCAAGACGGTCGAGCAGGCGATCGCCGACAAGGCCTATGAGACCGGCCATATCAGGCCCTATCCGCCGGAGAAGAAGACCGGCAAGCGGGTCGCCATCATCGGCTCCGGCCCGGCCGGCATGGCGGCCGCCCAGCAGCTCGGCCGCGCCGGTCATGACGTCCATGTCTATGAGCGCGAGAGCCGCCCGGGCGGGCTGATGCGCTACGGCATTCCCGACTTCAAGATCGAGAAGCACTATATCGACCGGCGCATCGAGCAGATGCAGGGCGAGGGCGTGACCTTCCATTGCGGCGTCAATGTCGGTGTCGACAAGCCCGTCGCCGAACTGCTCGCGGAGCATGATGCCGTGCTCTATTGCGGCGGGTCGGAAACGCCGCGTGCCGCCGGCATTCCAGGCGACGATCTCGGCGGCGTGCATGACGCGATGCCCTATCTGGTGCAGCAGAACCGCCGCGTCGGCGGCGAGCCGATCCAGTCGGTGGCTTGGCCGTCGCATCCGATCATCGCCGGCGGACAGCATGTCGTCGTCGTCGGCGGCGGCGATACCGCGTCCGACTGCGTCGGCACTGCCTTCCGTCAGGGCGCGGTGCGCGTCACCCAGCTCGATATCCGCCCGCAGCCGCCCGAGAAGGAAGACAAGCTCGCCGTCTGGCCCTACTGGGCAACCAAGATGCGCACCTCGTCCTCGCAGGCCGAGGGCGCCGAGCGCGAATTCCAGGTGGCGACGCTCGAATTCATCGGCGAAGAGGGCCAGCTGACCGGCGTCAAATGCTGCGAGGTCGACGACAAGCGCAAGCCGATCCCTGGCACCGAATTCGTCATCCGTGCCGACCTTGCTTTCATCGCCATTGGCTTTGCCGGACCGGCGGCGGTGGGCGTGGCGAAGGAACTCGAGGGTGACATGAAGATCACCACCGACAACCGCCGCTCCCGGAATGTCGAGGCCAATGACCGCGACTATCGCACCAGCGTCGACCGGCTCTATGCGGCGGGCGACGTGCGCCGTGGCCAGTCGCTGGTCGTGTGGGCGATCCGCGAAGGCCGCCAGGCAGCGCGCTCGATCGATGAGGCGCTGATGGGGTCGACTGTGCTACCGCGTTAAGGAGTAATCGCCGTCGTCGTGTCGGCCGCCGCGGCTGTCGCCGGCGGCTCCGCCTTCGGTGGCCAGGAGAAATCGTCGGCGCGTCCGGGCGACGCCTCCGGCGCCTTGCCTTCGATCACCAGTCTTTCCCCGGGAAGAGCCGGATTGGCTTTTGCCGGCGGGGCGGCGCCGAGCAGTTCGGTGCCACCGTCGAGTGCCGGATCGCTGAGCAGCATCGGTACGGTGCGGTCGATGACAATGGGTGCGGCTGCCGGCGCCGGTGCTTCGACCGGCGCGCCTGCTGGTGCCGTGGCCGGGGCCACGCTTCCAGGCGCGGCCAGGCCCAGTATCTTCATCAGCGGCTTTTCGGTGTAGAAGGCGAGTTTGCGCTTGCCGGCCTTGGAGACGTTGATGCCGTCATCGGCGCGCAGCCGCACCGGCTGGCCGTTCATGTCGGGGCCGGTGGTGATGAAGGCACCATTCTCGTCGACGAAGCCGTCCCAGACATCGACGAATTCGCCGCCATGGCCTTCGGCGGCCTTGTGGTAGATGTCGTTGAAGGCCAGCATGTCGGACGTCATCTTCGGCACCCGGAATGCTGGCATGCCGACCCACAGGAAAGGCACCTTGGCCGTGGCGATGGCCTTGCCGAGTTCGTCGGTGCGGCGCTCATATTCCTTGGTCCAATTCTCCGACCGGGGCTGCTCGCGCACATCGCCCACTTTCATCTGCTGGCGATCGTTGGAGCCCAGCATGACGACCACCGCGGCCGGTTTCTCGGTCTCGATCAGCGATTTGATCTGTTCTGGCCAGTTGTAGAAATCATCGCGCACAAAGCCGGATGAACCATTTGAGCGGACGACGATCCTGATGGCTGGGTTGTCGGCAAAGGCGGTGTCCAGGCCTTCGGCGAGACCGGACGCCATGAAGTCGCCGACCACCAGGACAGTGCGGGCGTCTGGCGCCTTCTCAACTATTGGCACTTGTGGTTCGACCGGCGCACGTGGCACCCGGGGTTTGCGAGGCTTCGGCTTTGCCTTCTGAATGTCGAGCGGCGGCTCGACGCGTTCGCTGCGGCGCGGGAATAGAAGATCGCGCAACGACCAGCCACGATTTTGCTGCGGCTGCTCCTGCGCCATGGCCGGCGCATGGAAGGCACCGGCGGCGCCAATCGCCAGCAGGACGATCGCCAGAAAAAGGATCGGCGTGCGACGAACAAGCAACGCGATACGCGCGGCCGAAACCAATCACTCCTCCATCCCCTTGTGCCTGGTCCCGCAAACCGGAGCCGGTTTTGCGGCCGGGCGCAAGTTCAAAGTGCCATGGCGCCCGCCGAGTGCGCTGGAAACGCGCGTGGCGCCCTGGTCAGCTCTATTTTTGTCTGAGCCATTTGAGCACTTCCATGCTCGGATAGCCGTCCTGGGTCAAGCCGACCTTTGCCTGATAGGTCATGATGGCTGTTTTCGTGCCGTCACCGATCTTGCCGTCGAACTTGCCGTCATAGAGCCCGTGCTGCGAAAGCCGCTTCTGCAACTCCTGCCTTTCCTCGAAGGTGAGCTTGGTGAAGGGCCGTTTCCAATCCTGGACCAGGCCGCTCCCGCCGGCGATCTCATCGGCGAGCAAGCCAACAGCCAGCGCATATTTGTCGGCGTTGTTGTAGGCCTTGATGACCGAGAAATTCCTGACCATCAGGAAGGCCGGTCCGCCACGGCCATCTGGCACCTTCAGCGTCGCCTTGTCGGTGAGGTTCTTGAACGGCTTGCCGCTGGCCCTGACGACGCCAAGCGCCTGCCATTGCGCCAGCGTCTTCGAGCCGCCTGGCAGTTTTCCGGCCGGGATGGCGACTTCGTAGCCCCAGGTCTTGCCGGCCTGCCAGCCATTCTTCTTCAACAGATTGGCTGATGTCGCCAGCGCATCGGGGATGGAATTCCAGATGTCGCGCTTGCCGTTGCCATCCATATCGACGGCATAATGCTGGTAGCTGGTAGGGATGAACTGCGTCTGCCCCATGGCGCCGGCCCAGGAGCCCATCAGGTGGCTTTCATCGATGTCGCCGGTCTGCAGGATCTTCAGCGCCGCGACCAGCTGGGTGCGGGCATATTTCGACCGCTTCGGGTCGCCATAGCCCAAAGTCGCCAGCGAACGCACGACGTTGCGCATGATGTCGTCGCGCTTGAGGATCTCGCCATAGTTCGATTCCATCGACCAGATGGCGAGCAGAATGTAGCGGTCGACGCCGAACCGCGCCTCGATCCTGTCCAACCACGGCTTCCACTTTTTCGCCATCTGCTGGCCAACGGCGACCGACTGGTCATGGACGCGGTTGTCGAAATAGTCCCAGGCGGGCGCGGTGAATTCCGGCTGGGTGCGCGCCTTTTCCAGCACCACCGGATCGGGCTCTTTGATATCCCGGAAAGCCTGGTCGTAGACAGCGCCGGAAACCCCACCCGCCACGGCGGTGGCGCGGAAACCGGCGACCCACTGCCGGAAACCGGCGTCGGCGAAGGCTGGGCCGGCAGGCATCAGCAGAGCGAGCGAGAGGCTGGCGGCCGTCATGACGCTGGTGAAACGTTTTGCGGCATTGCGAACGGACATGTTTTCCTCCTTCTCTGTCTCAGGAAAGACCATTCATCGCCGAACCGGGTTAGGAATTAGTTTACCATAGGTGTCGCCTGGAACGAAAAGACACCCTCGATGCTTTAACCGGTGGAAGTTTCCCTCACCCGCCCCAGTAATCTTCAATTCCGGCGTGAAAATGTCGCGAAACAGGGATTGCGGAGCCGGCCAGCAAACGGATAATTGAAAGCATGAAGAGAGTTCGCAAGGCAGTTTTCCCGGTCGCCGGTCTCGGCACGCGGTTCCTCCCGGCCACCAAGGCTGTTCCCAAAGAGATGCTGACCGTCGTCGATCGGCCGGTCATCCAGTATGTGGTGGATGAGGCGCGCGAAGCCGGCATCGAGCATTTCATCTTCGTGACGGGCCGAAACAAGGCGGTCATCGAAGACCATTTCGATATCCAGTTCGAGCTCTATGACACGCTGGCCCAGCGCGGCAAGGACGAGCAGCTTGCCCGGTTGCAGCGGCTGCAGCCGGCGCCGGGGCAGACCAGCTTCACCCGCCAGCAGGTGCCGATGGGTCTCGGCCATGCCGTCTGGTGCGCGCGCGAGCTGGTCGGTGACGAGCCGTTCGCGCTGTTGTTGCCCGACATGATCATGCAGTCGGAAAAGAGCTGCATGAAGTCGATGGTCGAGCTCTACGAGGAAACCGGCAACAACATCATTGCCGTGCAGGAATGCGACCCGGCAGAGGCGCACAAATATGGCATCGTCGGCCGCGGCGAGGACACGCATCATGGCTTCCGCATCACCGAGATGGTGGAGAAGCCGAAGACCGGCACGGCACCCTCCAATCTCTACATCAACGGCCGCTACATCCTGCAGCCCGAGATCTTCAAGATCCTCGAAGGCCAGGAAAAGGGCGCCGGCAACGAGATCCAGCTCACCGACGCGATGCTGAAGCTGGAAAAGCAGCAGGCCTTCTACGGCTACCACTATCAGGGCCGCACCTTCGATTGCGGTTCGCCGGAAGGCTTCGTCGAGGCCAATGTCGCCTTCGCGCTGTGGCGCAGCGACATGAACGAGAACATGGCCGGGGTGATCCGCACGCTGCTCGACGAGATGAAGCCGTCGGAGCGCCGCGGGGCGGCTTTTTAGGCCCCACACCGTCGTCATCCACGGGCGGAGCAGGAGCGAAGCTCCGTCGCGGAGACCCGAGGATCCATTCTGTTACATGAGACCCAGAGTGTTAGCGGTCCGGAACGATGTCTCCAGGCCCACCACCGCAGAGGCGCTCATAAGTCGCGGCATGGATCCTGGGGTCTGCGCCGCGTCGCTTCGCTCCTTGCTTCGCCCCAGGATTGTTTGAGCAGGATTGGGTAGTGTGGCGGCCGGGACTGCGGCCCATCACAACCGGCAGTCCCGGCGGCAGGCGACCGTCCCTGGGATCGGGCAACACCCGACGTCATCATGGTCCCTGCCGTCTTTGTCCGCCATCGCTTGGAGAGTTGATTGGCCGCTGGCTTGCGCCACGCCCGCAAACAATCCGAAGCCTTAGAAGGATACCACCAGCATGGCCTTCTTGCATCAACAACCGAGCCTGTGCCTCGGCCTCGATATCGCCAAGGACACCATCACCGCCGCCGACGGCACCACCACCCAAGTCATCGACAACCAGCGACGCACGATCCGCGCCTTCCTCAAGAGCCACAAACAGGCCGATCTCGTGGTCTGCGAACCGACCGGTGGCCATGAGAGCCTGCTGCTCGAAGAGTGCCTGCGCGCCGGCATCGCCTGCCATCGCGCCGACACGCTCAAGGTCAAGAGCTTCATCCGCTCCTACGGCACGCACGGTAAGAGCGATGCCATCGATGCCGCCATGTTGAGAGCCTACGGTCGCGAACGCTGGGAAAAGCTGACCCTTTGGCAAGCCCCGGACCCCGACGAGACCCGCTTGCGCGCCCTGGTGCGCCGCCGCCAGGAACTCATCGCCATCAAGATCGCAGAGAAGAACCGCGCCAAGGCACCTGGTGGCCGCGAGCTCGCTGCCTCCTTCGAGGCCGTGATCAAAGTCGTCGAGCGTCAGATCCAAGCCATCGATGCAGCCATGCGCGAGCTGATCGCCGGTAGCAGCGCCCTCAAGCATCGAGCCGCCATCTGCACGGCCATGGACAGTCTCGGCCCGATCGTGACCGCCAAGCTGCTGGCCATCTTGCCCGAGCTCGGCACCATGACACGCCGAAAGGCTGCAGCCCTTGCAGGGCTCGCGCCTCATCCAAACGACAGCGGACAAAAGCAAGGCTACCGCAAAATCCGCGGCGGACGACCGGAAATCAGGAGCATCCTCTACATGCCCGCATTGCACGCCGCTGCCGGAAGGGGCGAGTTCGCCACCTTCTACAAACGCCTCATCACCAACGGCAAAAAGCCAATGGTGGCCATCGCTGCCGTCATGCGAAAAATCGTCGTCACCCTAAACGCCAGGCTCAGAGACGCCACCATTCCTCAGAGTTGATGACGAAGCTCGGACGTTCTCAACGCTGCACTTTCAGGCCGAGATAGATGCTGTTGGCGGTGTAGTCGCGGCCAGGCAGGTTGCTGGTCAGCTTCTCGGTCCTCACCCTTGTGGTGAGGCCGGCATAGCGGTTCAGCCACCAGGTCAGCCCTGTCTCGGCGCTCAGGATCCTGTCATGGCCATCGATGCCGACATAGTGGCGCCAGTCGAGGCCCAGAGCCG includes:
- the galU gene encoding UTP--glucose-1-phosphate uridylyltransferase GalU translates to MKRVRKAVFPVAGLGTRFLPATKAVPKEMLTVVDRPVIQYVVDEAREAGIEHFIFVTGRNKAVIEDHFDIQFELYDTLAQRGKDEQLARLQRLQPAPGQTSFTRQQVPMGLGHAVWCARELVGDEPFALLLPDMIMQSEKSCMKSMVELYEETGNNIIAVQECDPAEAHKYGIVGRGEDTHHGFRITEMVEKPKTGTAPSNLYINGRYILQPEIFKILEGQEKGAGNEIQLTDAMLKLEKQQAFYGYHYQGRTFDCGSPEGFVEANVAFALWRSDMNENMAGVIRTLLDEMKPSERRGAAF
- a CDS encoding IS110 family transposase translates to MAFLHQQPSLCLGLDIAKDTITAADGTTTQVIDNQRRTIRAFLKSHKQADLVVCEPTGGHESLLLEECLRAGIACHRADTLKVKSFIRSYGTHGKSDAIDAAMLRAYGRERWEKLTLWQAPDPDETRLRALVRRRQELIAIKIAEKNRAKAPGGRELAASFEAVIKVVERQIQAIDAAMRELIAGSSALKHRAAICTAMDSLGPIVTAKLLAILPELGTMTRRKAAALAGLAPHPNDSGQKQGYRKIRGGRPEIRSILYMPALHAAAGRGEFATFYKRLITNGKKPMVAIAAVMRKIVVTLNARLRDATIPQS
- a CDS encoding lytic murein transglycosylase: MSVRNAAKRFTSVMTAASLSLALLMPAGPAFADAGFRQWVAGFRATAVAGGVSGAVYDQAFRDIKEPDPVVLEKARTQPEFTAPAWDYFDNRVHDQSVAVGQQMAKKWKPWLDRIEARFGVDRYILLAIWSMESNYGEILKRDDIMRNVVRSLATLGYGDPKRSKYARTQLVAALKILQTGDIDESHLMGSWAGAMGQTQFIPTSYQHYAVDMDGNGKRDIWNSIPDALATSANLLKKNGWQAGKTWGYEVAIPAGKLPGGSKTLAQWQALGVVRASGKPFKNLTDKATLKVPDGRGGPAFLMVRNFSVIKAYNNADKYALAVGLLADEIAGGSGLVQDWKRPFTKLTFEERQELQKRLSQHGLYDGKFDGKIGDGTKTAIMTYQAKVGLTQDGYPSMEVLKWLRQK